The nucleotide window aagtgaatggagccaagttgcaatacacaacctgtggacaagaGTGGCAACTATGTTTTCTAAgcatggataactcctttaagtcaaTGTTCACGTGTTTTCAAtgaagggagggaagggagggagactCTACAGctactttaaaataaaaaagactgGGCAGTTGAAATCCATCAGGCCTGATCATTCTCTCCCCATCATCTGCCATCAATGAGTCTGAAAGTCCCCATACACAATAGATGGGGGCCAGtcctgcttaaagggattatccaggattaaaaaccatagctgctttcttctaaaaattgGCTCCACCCCTCCACAGGCTGTATGTGATATTACAATTTGgctccagtcacttcaatgcaactgagccttttttttttttttttttttttttcaaataaaatatggttcttagaaggagaagagaaaaaactgaaaatgaaaacatggccactttcttccagagagagcaccgctcttgtctccagtttgggtgcaggttttgtaactcaaacAACatgtaaactggagacaagagcggtactgtctctggaagaaactggCCGTGTTTGTGtagcagtggataacccctttgaggggTTAAATCATCAAGTCCAGCCAGCATTTATCTAGGAAAGGTTTTGCACAAGTGTAGTTAGATGCCTATACAAatcggtttaaaggggtagtgcggcgctcagcaattattcacagaataacacacattacaaagttatacaactttgtaatgtatgttatgtctgtgaatggcccccttcccctgaCTGATTTGTATACACATCTGACACCAGCCTATTGGACCAGAGCTTAGGGGTTTAAAGGCATAAGAGGAAAGCCATGTTACGTGCCACTTATAATATTGGAGATTGGTGTGGCCTTTTGTTCCCCTCAGGGCCCTAATACAACTGCTACCTCAGCAGCCCCTATAACTAGGCCCTGTTATTGGGGTCTATATAGAGATTGCTCTCCTGCGATATTTATGCTTCCTCCTCCATATATCCCGCACAGTATGTGATCGCTGTAAGAACACAAGCAGATGTATAGTAAAAGTCGTCCGGTTTATTTAGAAGGTTTTGTTCATTACAGACGCCTCCATGGTTAATAGAACGCGACCAAACCTCCACCCTcgaccccttcacatcagctcaGTCCATAGTCCAGAATCATCATAACAATAAATATGTCTCAAAGCAAATAACAGgggacacatgtcccgtctcatccggtatataaatatgtataacaCACGCGTCTCTCCACGCATTCCCAAATATATAATGTCCCTTGGGTCCAGCCCCTTAAAAATCCGCAAGTGCTATCTCCCTCCCTTCAGGGGttccagaaaaaaaacagaaagattCATTCCAGTGTGGTGCAGGTTATGGGAagaagtggggtgggggggtcccCTGAATCTGTCAGGATGGTAGAGCCCATGTGCCAAACCTGCGCAGAGGAAAGGTGCAGTGTGTCGGGGGGTAAAGCTTGTCTgtgctcccctcgctcccccccAGGCGGCCATGGTAACAGAACGGTATGTGAGTCCATTCTCAGAATACACCTAGTGAGAAAAGCAAGACATTCAGTAGACAGTTCATCAGTAATGGGAGGAAGAGCGAGGGGGGGAGTTCTACTGATATTCAGAGGGGTCCCTGCCCATAACAAGACGAGCTGCAGCCAATTAttattaaaagggggggggggggttacaaattgtttctaaaaaaaactttaacatgggaagaTTATTGGGTGAATGAACATTCCTAAGAACGCTACTCAGGATATgtggctcatgtaaacaaagGCAGCCATGTAACATCTGGGGACTGTCACGCCATGGGCAGCTGTGTGGTCAGGTATGGCAGCAACCTTAATATCTAGGGCAGTTTCCCCCAACCTGAAGCTTTccggttgttgcaaaactacaacttccataatGCCCTGGCAGACGGCATCATGGGGAGTGACTCATCCAGGAGGTCACCAGCCTACAGGGTGAATTTGCATGCATTATATTTTGCATCATATCAGGGTCCTTTCAGGGAATTTTTACACGTCCTACTGACAGCAAAACATTTGTGTGAATTCCAAACAAGACATCATGGGAAACCTCGATTTCGCTGCAATTCGTCCTATTATGAGCTGGGGGTGAGGAATGAGAAAGAGATAAAAGGCAACGttgtggacttcccctttaaggcaatgaAGGTTAAACAGCTTATAGTCAGGGCCGAACTTGTCCAAACCATCACTATTGGCACAAAAGCAACACCACAATGGCGCCACAAGGCGGTACAGTTAACAGCTTCCGGTTAGTCTTTGGTTTGGATACataagtataaatatatatatacctacagtGTAACTTAACATTTGGCAGTTTAGCAGAAAAAAACATCCCTGCTCCCCATAGAGATAGAGCGGAAAAAAACGACTAGAGTGGAAGCAAGGGCAGAGAtcagctatagggggcagcacagagcaAGGAAGAGGAGGCTGAAAGGATGAAGCACATCAAACAGAGTCCTCTCCTACGTCAACATTCTGCTGACTTATCTCTACACTGCAATGCTCTGCTGACTTATCCCAGGGCTGAAGCGCTCAGCTGACTTATTCTTACGCTGCAATGCTCTGCAATTATGAATTCAGATTCCCACTAAAAATAAGGCTGTATAAGACATCATGCTAACATATATAGCATCTACTCTTCTTTCTCTCATCCTTGTCTTCATCTTTTGGGTTCCCCTGTCCCCGTCTACTTCCTTCACTTTCCTCCGTGTACCCCGGCTGTTGCCCTGAGGCTTCTCTTTGTGGTCTTGGAACATCTGCCTGATGCCTTTTGTGTTGACTATGCTgttctgccccctgctggtgcctcaGATTCTCTGCCCCTAGCTGGTGCCTCAGATTCTCTGCCCCCGGCTGGTGCCTCAGATTCTCTGCCCCCGGCTGGTGCCTCAGCTGATCTGCCCCCGGCTGGTGCCTTAGCTGATCTGCCCCCGGCTGGTGCCTCAGCTGATCTGCCCCCGGCTGGTGCCTCAGCACCTCTTCCCGTCTCTGCCCCTTTAGCTGCCTCTCTGCCTCCTGCGCCTGTCCTCTCCCTGTTCTCAGTTTACTCCGCACACCTGCTCGGTGCTGCCCTGCGGCTTCCATCTCTGACAGGCTGTAAGCCATCGCCAGCTGCAGATCCTCATCTTCATCATCGCTGTCTATCACCATGAAGGTTGGGGACCCCCTCTGGATGTTGTGTGGAGGCTCTCTGGTCTGGGCGGTGGTGGTGGTAGGAGTTGGCACATTTTTCTGATCCCTTTTGCTCATCTCCAGCGCAAGAGCGAGTTCATCTTCTACCCCTGCAAGATTCAGAAGCGCAAGAGACAGGATCAGTGACGGCACCATCATGTGACATTAAGTATtacccaacctgtgactctccagctgttggaggACCACAACTGCCATCATGCCCTCACTTCCTTCTGGAAAACAAGTGGTTAAAGACTATTGCTTTATCCTACCTATGACTCTTcagctgttaaaggagaagtccggcgaaaatatttattaagtattttattgccccccaaaagttatacaaatcaccaatatacacttattacgggaaatgcttataaagtgcttttttccctgcatgtaacttcctggataacatggcgatgtcacttcctggataacattgtgatgtcacgacccgactcccagagctgtgcgggctgtggctgctggagaagattatggcaggagaacactgagggacacagggcactggagggacactgaccacccctctgccatcatcctctccagcagccttaggctatgttcacactgcgtaaaactacggccgtagttcttgccgcagaactacgcccgtagttttgcggggtggaacatagccttactgtcaatgggatcccggccggagcgtacacacttCACCTGGATAACACATcacctggataacatgatgatgtcacttcctggataacatggtgatgtcacgacccgactcccagagctgtgcgggctgtggctgctggagaggatggtggcagggggacactgagggacacagggcactggagggacactgaccactcctctgccaccatcctctccagcagccttaggatatgttcacactgcgtaaaactacgtccgtggttctcgccgcagaactacgcccgtagttttgcggggtggaacatagccttactgtcaaTGTGAAAgccttatccaggaagtgaaaccttgatgctttattaagtgcagggaaaaaaagcactttataatcatttcccgtaataagtgtatatcggtgatttgtataacttttgggggaatacaatactttaataaataatttcgctggacttctcctttaactacaactcccatcatgtcctgacagctctaTGGAGTGCAATAGGTTGGATTATTGCTTTCGATTAGTTTTGTTGCAAACCTGGGACCTAATTAGTTTCGATTAGTTTTGTTGCACTGggacctaaaggggaactccaggtagaggttagaaaaaatgaaacttctgcagaagcatatattattacttacctatctatccctgttttgaaactaccaaaaatgcatttgtttggggcggggggtttgttctgtattttgtttctgtccttcctggttgatcagttcccagaatgcaatgctttccctcagctgatcataacagtcccccacccaccacaatcagtaaaattagtgctgcacctgcttctggccattcagagatggtaaatcactcaggggattggtggatccagccaagcctcctgtgacatcaggccCTGCCCCCAGTCTGCATCATGAGCCTGTGCtcggcaaacacacacaatgtgagacagaggcatggaagatttgtctcctaaggtgggagagcagtgggaacaggagacaatgtgaattggcacagaggccattcttcttcacttcctggatttctattagctaccagtgtggcagaaccacacagatatggtaatacattatatagacacatctatataacttttaatgtacttttaatagaaaacaagtttctcttatccggagtccccctttaagatgTCCATGTAAATTGATGGGTTGCTGCGGATTTTCCCTACAGAATATATGCTCTAAGGTTCTCTAAGTGTCAGGGAGTTTCAGtgtattcctatgagatgcagctacAGCCTATCTCCTTGTACTAAGTCATTCTTTGTCAGCTCCTACAAGCAGAAAACAGGGAGGACGGTGTGAAGCTGCATCTCAAAGGATACAGTGGAGAGCATGCTCACAGAAGATGAGACACCCAGCAGTGTggtgctgcatctcataggatacACTGAAGAGCATGCTCACAGAAGATGAAACACCCAGCAGTGTGGGGCTGCGTCTCATAGGATACACTGAAGAGCATGCACACAGAAGACATTAGACACAGGCAGTGTGGTACTGCATCTCATACGACACAATGGAGATCCTGCACACCGCAGATATCAGATCTCACAGAACAGACTAGAGATCCTGATATCCTGACAGGCAGAGTggagctgcatctcataggataaACTGGAAATTTCAGACTTCGCAGACAGAAGTGCCAGGCGGGTATAACTGTAATTCCCATATGGAGTCATGTACAATATCACTGCACTCCTGCTCCGTTACATAGAAATGATATCTTTAGCCTCTACTGTGCACATAGGAAAATAAAGGTCACTAAGGTAGGTCACTTCTCATTTCCTTACCATTCACCCGGATGGACTTCAGCTGCCCGTCCTCCTCTACCTCTACCCGCTCCACGCCATTTTCAACAGTCCTTTAAGGAATATTATACAGTTAAAAGAAATCATGACACCAGCGGTCTCACCATACTTAGTGATACACAACATAATCCCTACCAAGCTGTGCCTGGAGGTGCGAGGCCGGCAGTGCCGCACGGCGGGTGAATTGGATCACTGAAACAATGAAATTTGAGGTCTGGAAGCCCAAAAAGATGTTACGAGAGGGTAAACTAATGCGGGTAGGTAGGTACCCCAGTGATAGAGATGGAGTGTAGCATTGTTCGGGGAAGAGGGGGGGATAGGCTCCTCCACTACACATGTATTGTCAATGATACATCAGGGGCTGAGGTCCAGTTTTTAGGTTTCCGTGGACCTGGGTGTCGCCTCACCTTCTGGTTGTTATCCTCTTCCCATTAACAATCTTGGTTGTGGTGGAGACGGAGCAGATGTTTCCAGTCACCCCAAACCCGTCACTTCCAAAAGACGAAAAAGACGAGAAAACTGTACAAGGGAGAAACACTTCTGTTATCACGTGAAGACGCAAAGACAGATCCCTgtctgctgtcagtgaatggaagctACTCAGAGGCCCTGTCCTGGACTAGTCCTGAGAGGGGGTCTGGTGCAATGTGTCAGCGGTGGGGAGAGCCAATATCCACCCTCATCTAAAATCACAGCAGAGACTGCCACCTGACCCTCGTCATGTGACCAGACATATTATACGCTTTATGGAACGGGGTTCGGCTTTACCTCTGCTACTGGGGAAAACCTCTGTGAAGAAAGGTGCCGAGCGGGTGTGACGCATCTCATTGCTGCGCATCCCAGGGAACAGGAAGTCATCACCTTAAAGAGACAGGAACTTATAAAGAAGAATATTTAACACAAGGGGGAGCAAAAAGGTTAAACTACAGATTACCTATTACAGTGCCTCAATAATGAACCCTAAAGATAAGCATACCCCCCTTACTCTGACATCATCATCCCTGACAGGTGACACATAATCCCGATGCCCATGTCTTTCTCATAGTATGACATCATTAGTCCTCCCAAGATATCCACATCACTCACTATGTGACATCATCATTCCTTCCCTGATAACCCCATCCCTCTTACATGGAAGGCTAATGACATCATTCCTCTCCAGATCTCCACTGACTACAATGACAGTGCCCCCTAGTGTATAGTGGTGGTAGTGGGTCTTAGTAGACAATGCAAACATTATCTGTGTTGTATCTGATTCCCGTCTCAGGGTTCTGCCAAAACCCCGCCCTTATCTCAGCGTCTGCATCGACGCCAAGAGTTTCCAGCTACTTTGCTTTCAAGTGGAGACCTGACTGCCGCATAACCCAGTAACATCCCAAACCGCCACCGCTCAGTACTCAGGGAGTTACACAGGACCCAAAGATCTTGATACTTTTCCGAATTGttggaaatgcaaaaaaaaaaaaaaaaaaatcaaataaaacttACCAAAGAAATCTGAGAAAGGATCTCTGCCCCCAAAAAACTCTCTGAATACTTCATCAGGGCTCCGGAATGTATAGGTGAAACCTTGGTATCTGGGGTTGGATCTTGAAGGTTCTGTAAATGAGAGaaggaatagaaaaaaaatgaaaaaagaaaaaaaaaaacaatattaaaggggtactccgaagactccaaaaaaaaaatatatatatatatatattttggcaatacattggtttaaccccttaaacgaccaGGGGCATACATATACGCCCCTGCAGGCTGTGCCTTAACGCAAAGGGGcgttttaaattacattttaagtataacatttttttataaaaagtgatcaatacgtgtGATCTAGAAAAGAAAGTTACTAATATAAACtggagatcatgacgcaaaaaattacgcCCCATACGACCGCGTAGGTAAaaatataaaagcgctataagagtcactaTGGGGCCATTTAAAATATaccaatttgcaaaaaaaaagttttgctgcttataaaaatagtaaaaggttagaaaacctagtaaccatgcacatcgctgtgttcagaccgacctaaaataaagaaaaaatgtcagttttaccgcaaactgcattacgtaaacatggaaccccgcccccaaatttgcggaatcgcatttttttaaccaaattcaccctataaatgatattttgggggttccatcattcattttatggtagattgaagatgccgttacaaagtacacctgctcctgaaaaaaacaagccctcacagcactgtacagagcagggtcccgtacCCCCCATGTAccatatattcttatatacagaggccggggggagGCTGCCATCACTATAGCGCAGCACGGCAGCCTCTCTTACCATTACTAGTGGTTCCAGCAGGGAGGCTGCCAGACATATACACTTACCAGGTCCTgagaatccagcttttccatatCGATCATAAGTTTCACGTTTGCtcgctgagaaaaaaaaaaaaaaaagatcacgtTTTACTGATTGATCAGGACACTGGACTTGCTGACAGTCACAGAGCAACTTTTATATTTTACAGGATTTATTGACTCAATTATGTGACATAAATTCATCttgggtagagatgatcgaacagggcccaggttcaggtttgtacgaacccgaaccatcggcatttgactcccctattacctaggctgtatccctgttttccaggtgggactggggctgtctccaccttccccacggaacggaagGGCAgcgagagtcaaatgccgatggttcgggttcgtacaaacctaaaCCTCAGCCctcttcgatcatctctaatcttggGAGGGGTAACTAACATGTAGAGGAGCCACGAGGCTGTTTGTAGTTTTCTCGGTGGTAATAActggcttcttaaaggggaactccggggaaaattttttctttctcctgtctgatcatctgctgtatgtcctgcaggaagtggcgtattctttccagtctgacacagtgctctttgctgccacctctgtccatgtcaggaactgtccagagcagcagcaaatccccaaccctgctctggacagttcctgacatcttGGCAGCAAAACTACATGCAtggtgacagaggtggcagcagagagaactgtatcagactggaaagaatacaccacttcctgcaggacatacagcagctgataagaactaagagagtggagattttttttaaatagaagtaacttacaaatctatataacttactgacaccagttgatttgaaaacaataataataaaaattgccAAAGTTCCCCCTTAACGTGGCCCAAATAGGTTTTTCAGGGTTGTACAGGTGGGGTTACTTATTTAAGGGGCATTTCCTCCTAAAATTCAACTTCAAAAACCTTAATGTAATAAATTCTTAAATATTCTATACATACTCCTTAGCTGTCATCTGCTCTCAGGGAAGATGGGTGATAGCCCTCATGGTCTCTGGATGGTTGTCACTTGCTTTCCCTGAGGAGACTAATTGCCCGACTGTGATACCTGAAAGCTGAGCCTGACATATCATGATCCTGCCGGGGACAATGCGCAGATGGAGGACTATGGAGGGGACAATGGCTTATATCCCTCTCCACACTGACAACATGTTtatggttaaagtgtcactgtcgtgaattttttttttgcagaaatcaatagtccaggcgattttaagaaactttgtaattgggtttattatccgaaaaatgcatttttatcattaaaaagcagtttgaagctctccccccctgtcttcattgttctcctatggagagagctaaagaaaagaccaaaacaggacaacaaagagttaatctacaaatccctcacccgttatctgttctgaccatcaccagtgacctcccTGAGCtccgattacagctgtcacccagctccgtgcctgtaatcctctgttatctgctttctgctgccggctaactccctccttcctcctcccccctcccccctccctagagcagacaggggacgtctcctgcaacaagtcacaattttcagattttttggagtggatgaaaaagaggaaggagggggggacctgggaaaaggctttttacatgcagataatggcagatttggctaataaacccaattacaaagtttcttaaaatcgcctggactattgatttctgcaaaaaaaaaaaaaaaaaaatacgacagtgactctttaagtcacCATCAATAGCAGCTATGTCATAtataccgccacataactctTGTGGATGTACATTTCATACTAAAATAAAGCAGCAGCTCAGCTCCATACCATCTGATAGCACCTCATAAGCTTCTGCAATATCTTTAAATTTCTTCTCTGCAAGTTCCTTGTTATCTGGGTTCTTGTCTGGATGCCATTTCAGCGCCAACTTCCGATACCTTAAGGAAAACATAACATCAGCACTGACAACCAGAAAGAAGCTATTCTACACAGtattcagtattatagtagttatattcctgtatataggagcagtattatagtagttatattcttgtatataggagcagtattatagtagttatattcttgtatataggggcagtattatagtagttatattcttgtatataggagcagtattatagtagttatattcctgtatataggagcagcattatagtagttatattcttgtatataggagcagtattatagtagttatattcctgtatataggagcagtattatagtagttatattcctgtatataggagcagtattatagtagttatattcctgtatataggaggcaatattatagtaattatattcttgtatgtaggagcagtattatagtagttatgaactggagagaatggaaccgctgcacatcccatctatggctgatactaatgccgctaggcctatattaaaaatcaacaccagagtgtctgtatatgaattgatcaagccatattgccccgtgtaccaccgcgcaggtcctctggtccacacgggtccctacgctaactccacaccgtgtcggtcagcgaccgccaaccccgcaaagtgtgcacgtgcagggaagggaggccatggaacggccctgcaaccccaatgtcacaggaccagacccaaaaagccccaccaaaacccagccagcaccaccggcggggaaggctgcccccaaacgacacaagtatggatatggtactacacttaccattgctgctctcacagaatggggaagacatagggtccagacatgtgagcacaggcatctcctgctaattttggtcatgtgggtcttataaaggagtgctagctgttcagagagggagaattgtaaaacatgaactggagagaatggaaccgctgcacatcccatctatggctgatactaatgccgctaggcctatattaaaaatcaacaccagagtgtctgtatatgaattgatcaagccatattgccccgtgtaccaccgcgcaggtcctctggtccacacgggtccctacgctaactccacaccgtgtcggtcagcgaccgccaaccccgcaaagtgtgcacgtgcagggaagggaggccatggaacggccctgcaaccccaatgtctgtgtttttgggtctggtcctgtggcatgggggtcgcagggccgtcccatggcccccgttccctggctgtgcacgcctgcggggttggtggccactgactggcacggtgtggacttagtgtagggacccatgtgtatcagataccggcacgaggtacatggggcagtatggcttgatcaattcatacacaaaattctgatgtgttttttatttagccaagcggcactagtatcagccataggtgtgaggtgcagcactctgtttcttccctgagccacattttgtttctctcttttctccgtgtattgcactcctcctggtgagacccacatgaccgcaattagcaggagacacctgagtgcacatggttttaatccctcctgtttttccccattctgtttgctgcagctatggtgagcgcaataccttatccagacttgtgctgcttgggggcgaccttctccgccggcggtgctggccgggttctggtgtggtgtttttgggtctggtcctgtggcatgggggtcgcagggccgtcccatggcccccgttccctggctgtgcacgcctgcggggttggtggccactgactggcacggtgtggacttagtgtagggacccatgtgtatcagataccggcacgaggtacatggggcagtatggcttgatcaattcatacacaaaattctgatgtgttttttatttagccaagcggcactagtatcagccataggtgtgatgtgcagcactctgtttcttccctgagccacattatagtagttatattcctgtatataggagcagtattatagtagttatatccctgtatataggagcagtattatagtagttatattcttgtatataggagcagtattatagtagttatattcttgtatataggggggagtattatagtagttatattcttgtatataggaacagtattatagtagttatattcttgtatataggagcagtattatagtagttatattcctgtatataggagcagtattatagtagttatattcttgtatataggagaagtattatagtaattatattcttgtatgtaggagcagtattatagtagttatattcttgtatataaggagcagtattatagtagttatattcttgtatgtaggagcagtattatagtagttatattcctgtatataggagaagtattatagtagttatattcttgtgtataggaggcagtattatagtaattatattcttgtatgtaggagcagtattatagtagttatattcctgtatataggaggcaatattatagtaattatattcttgtatgtaggtgcagtattatagtagttatattcctgtatataggagcagtattatagtagttatatccctgtatataggagcagta belongs to Dendropsophus ebraccatus isolate aDenEbr1 chromosome 9, aDenEbr1.pat, whole genome shotgun sequence and includes:
- the DNAJB2 gene encoding dnaJ homolog subfamily B member 2 isoform X2; its protein translation is MGDYYEILGVPRNATQDDIKRAYRKLALKWHPDKNPDNKELAEKKFKDIAEAYEVLSDASKRETYDRYGKAGFSGPEPSRSNPRYQGFTYTFRSPDEVFREFFGGRDPFSDFFGDDFLFPGMRSNEMRHTRSAPFFTEVFPSSRVFSSFSSFGSDGFGVTGNICSVSTTTKIVNGKRITTRRTVENGVERVEVEEDGQLKSIRVNGVEDELALALEMSKRDQKNVPTPTTTTAQTREPPHNIQRGSPTFMVIDSDDEDEDLQLAMAYSLSEMEAAGQHRADALGYRKQDERCKAGQRKGYLVSDVPPHANPQRRMQHIQIQRRENRTEVGGSGVTRHSFVPLTTTKTAWVPVYNPFVCQCKIPACCQ
- the DNAJB2 gene encoding dnaJ homolog subfamily B member 2 isoform X1: MGDYYEILGVPRNATQDDIKRAYRKLALKWHPDKNPDNKELAEKKFKDIAEAYEVLSDASKRETYDRYGKAGFSGPEPSRSNPRYQGFTYTFRSPDEVFREFFGGRDPFSDFFGDDFLFPGMRSNEMRHTRSAPFFTEVFPSSRVFSSFSSFGSDGFGVTGNICSVSTTTKIVNGKRITTRRTVENGVERVEVEEDGQLKSIRVNGVEDELALALEMSKRDQKNVPTPTTTTAQTREPPHNIQRGSPTFMVIDSDDEDEDLQLAMAYSLSEMEAAGQHRAGVRSKLRTGRGQAQEAERQLKGQRREEVLRHQPGADQLRHQPGADQLRHQPGADQLRHQPGAENLRHQPGAENLRHQLGAENLRHQQGAEQHSQHKRHQADVPRPQREASGQQPGYTEESEGSRRGQGNPKDEDKDERKKSRCYIC
- the DNAJB2 gene encoding dnaJ homolog subfamily B member 2 isoform X3, which codes for MGDYYEILGVPRNATQDDIKRAYRKLALKWHPDKNPDNKELAEKKFKDIAEAYEVLSDASKRETYDRYGKAGFSGPEPSRSNPRYQGFTYTFRSPDEVFREFFGGRDPFSDFFGDDFLFPGMRSNEMRHTRSAPFFTEVFPSSRVFSSFSSFGSDGFGVTGNICSVSTTTKIVNGKRITTRRTVENGVERVEVEEDGQLKSIRVNGVEDELALALEMSKRDQKNVPTPTTTTAQTREPPHNIQRGSPTFMVIDSDDEDEDLQLAMAYSLSEMEAAGQHRAGVF